A window from Salvia miltiorrhiza cultivar Shanhuang (shh) chromosome 2, IMPLAD_Smil_shh, whole genome shotgun sequence encodes these proteins:
- the LOC131010017 gene encoding uncharacterized protein LOC131010017, which yields MSNYGKDAAAVSLAVMVNKERNKVLFAVADNHFADILISFLTLPLGRILKFLEANHNAAKGPRTIGSLSSFYRSIANLDASEFVTDGAKQALLNPRSSFEADCERLKLDISRTPPAEYFRCANNDHPKYRSLSLYYDTLGGLVLCPTYRRCGIMTKVVAQKSSAFRVFTKQEASFIIYDDLQIFPNDTGISGIMSFLGIGDCKAETIEV from the coding sequence ATGTCCAATTACGGCAAGGATGCGGCGGCGGTATCGTTGGCGGTTATGGTGAATAAAGAGAGAAACAAGGTGCTCTTCGCCGTCGCCGACAACCACTTCGCAGACATTTTGATCAGCTTCTTGACCTTGCCGTTGGGAAGAATCCTCAAATTCCTCGAAGCAAACCACAACGCTGCTAAGGGGCCACGCACCATTGGAAGCTTAAGCAGTTTTTACCGCAGCATAGCGAATCTCGACGCCTCCGAATTTGTGACGGACGGCGCTAAGCAGGCGCTGCTCAACCCAAGAAGCTCATTCGAAGCCGACTGCGAGAGGCTGAAACTCGACATCTCTCGAACTCCGCCGGCTGAATATTTCCGTTGTGCCAACAATGATCATCCAAAATATCGTAGTCTAAGCTTGTATTATGATACATTGGGTGGTCTTGTTCTGTGCCCCACCTATCGCCGCTGCGGAATTATGACAAAAGTAGTAGCTCAAAAGAGCTCTGCATTTAGAGTCTTCACTAAGCAAGAAGCAtctttcataatatatgatgatCTGCAGATATTTCCAAATGACACAGGAATCTCTGGGATCATGAGCTTTCTTGGCATTGGAGATTGCAAGGCCGAGACTATTGAAGTGTGA
- the LOC131009383 gene encoding uncharacterized protein LOC131009383, which produces MSRMSDHSKDAAAAVSLAVVMNEERNKVLFAVADNHFADILISFLTLPLGRILKLLEKHYGKEAPAIGSLSSFYRGVANLGASHFATEGAKQALLNPRSSFEAKCERLKFDVTDPPPAEYFRCSNNNHKKYRSVSLYYDTLGNVQCSTCCYGSVSKKVVESSVLKKVVEKSSVFTPSSCGVFTKQEGSFIICDDLQIFPNDTGISGIVSFLGIRDSDCKGEAIRMELGFNEVMNLLLASLTSPTPLSDIILKKTRNTISAMPESKPKIPLHDDASEEENPNSKNLSLKLTIQKSTGKLLHAEAKKEFVEFLFSLLFIPLGGVGNLLRGNTSFKAIDNLYRSTANGEIFDTGDIKERLTKFHLVHGCISESHILPISEENLPSYYKDFKSSFSSVNFRNGKGSYLKQRKTYKVTDDLTVVPYCLVSILCSLGEQKIPITDVEEVELQIGLKEGLSILQASLTSTSALSDALLGQISNKRPLTSTSAVSDALPSQTLNKRLKTEDKTEV; this is translated from the exons ATGAGCAGAATGTCCGATCATAGCAAGgatgcggcggcggcggtgtcgTTGGCAGTTGTGATGAATGAAGAGAGGAACAAGGTGCTCTTCGCCGTCGCCGACAACCACTTCGCAGATATTTTGATCAGCTTCTTGACTTTGCCGTTGGGAAGAATCCTCAAACTCCTCGAGAAGCACTACGGCAAGGAGGCGCCCGCCATCGGAAGCTTAAGCAGTTTTTACCGCGGCGTAGCGAATCTCGGCGCCTCCCATTTTGCGACGGAGGGCGCTAAGCAGGCTCTGCTCAATCCAAGAAGTTCATTCGAAGCCAAATGCGAAAGGCTGAAATTCGATGTAACTGATCCTCCGCCGGCTGAATATTTCCGTTGTTCCAACAACAACCATAAAAAATATCGTAGTGTAAGCTTGTACTATGATACATTGGGTAATGTTCAGTGCAGCACTTGCTGCTACGGCTCTGTGTCGAAAAAAGTAGTTGAAAGCTCTGTGTTGAAAAAAGTAGTTGAAAAGAGCTCTGTATTTACTCCTAGTAGTTGTGGAGTCTTCACTAAACAAGAAGGATCTTTCATTATATGTGATGATCTGCAGATATTTCCAAATGACACAGGAATCTCCGGAATCGTGAGCTTTCTTGGCATTAGAGACTCAGATTGTAAGGGCGAGGCAATCCGAATGGAACTCGGATTCAATGAG GTTATGAATTTGTTATTGGCATCCTTGACGTCCCCAACTCCATTGTCGGACATCATCttaaagaaaacaagaaacacaATCTCTGCAATGCCGGAATCTAAACCAAAGATTCCATTACACGATGATGCTTCAGAAGAAGAAAATCCCAACTCTAAGAATCTAAGCTTGAAATTGACGATACAAAAATCTACCGGCAAGCTGCTGCATGCCGAAGCTAAGAAAGAGTTTGTAGAGTTTCTGTTTAGCCTCCTCTTTATCCCACTAGGAGGAGTTGGGAATCTTCTCAGAGGTAACACTAGTTTTAAGGCCATCGACAACTTGTACCGGAGCACAGCCAACGGAGAGATCTTCGACACCGGAGATATAAAAGAGAGACTAACGAAATTTCATCTGGTTCATGGCTGCATTTCCGAAAGCCACATTCTTCCCATCAGTGAAGAAAATCTGCCTAGTTACTACAAAGATTTCAAGTCATCGTTTTCTTCTGTTAACTTTCGCAATGGCAAGGGGAGTTATCTTAAACAACGGAAAACTTATAAGGTGACGGATGATTTAACTGTTGTGCCGTATTGCTTAGTCTCCATCCTTTGCAGTCTCGGTGAGCAGAAGATCCCGATAACTGATGTCGAAGAAGTCGAGCTGCAAATCGGATTGAAAGAG GGTTTGAGCATATTGCAAGCGTCTCTTACATCCACTTCTGCTCTCTCCGATGCTCTGCTCGGTCAAATATCGAACAAACGACCTCTTACATCCACTTCTGCTGTCTCCGATGCTCTGCCGAGTCAAACGTTGAACAAACGACTGAAGACAGAAGACAAGACCGAAGTCTGA
- the LOC131009385 gene encoding uncharacterized protein LOC131009385, with product MEFGFDEIMNLFLASLTSPTPLSDIILKKTRNTISAMPESKPKIPSHDVKQEENPKQEENPNSKNLSLKMTIQKSTGKLLYAEAKKEFVEFLFSLLFIPLGGVGNLLGGNTSFKAIDNLYRSTANGEIFDSGDIKERLMKFNLVHGCISESHILPITEENWHKDFKSFTSAKFPNGKGSYLQRPTYKVMDDLTVVPYCLVSILCCLNEQKILISDVKEVELQIGLKEGLSILKASLTSTSALSDALLSQTLNKRPLTSTPALSGAQPSRILNKRPKTEV from the exons ATGGAATTTGGATTCGATGAG ATTATGAATTTGTTTTTGGCATCCTTGACGTCCCCAACTCCATTGTCGGACATCATCttaaagaaaacaagaaacacaATCTCTGCAATGCCGGAATCTAAACCAAAGATTCCATCACATGATGTTAAACAAGAAGAAAATCCTAAACAAGAAGAAAATCCCAACTCTAAGAATCTAAGCTTGAAAATGACGATACAAAAATCTACTGGCAAGCTGCTGTATGCCGAAGCCAAGAAAGAGTTCGTAGAGTTTCTGTTTAGTCTCCTCTTTATCCCACTAGGAGGAGTTGGGAATCTTCTTGGAGGTAACACTAGTTTTAAGGCCATCGACAACTTGTACCGGAGCACAGCCAACGGAGAGATCTTCGACTCCGGAGATATAAAGGAGAGACTAATGAAATTTAATCTGGTTCATGGCTGTATTTCCGAAAGCCACATTCTTCCCATCACTGAAGAAAATTGGCACAAAGATTTCAAGTCGTTTACTTCTGCTAAGTTTCCTAATGGCAAGGGGAGTTATCTTCAACGACCAACTTATAAGGTGATGGATGATTTAACTGTTGTGCCCTATTGCTTAGTCTCCATCCTTTGTTGTCTCAATGAGCAGAAGATCCTGATATCTGATGTCAAAGAAGTCGAGCTGCAAATCGGATTGAAAGAG GGTTTGAGCATATTGAAAGCATCTCTTACATCCACTTCTGCTCTCTCCGATGCTCTGCTCAGTCAAACATTGAACAAACGGCCTCTTACGTCCACTCCTGCTCTCTCCGGTGCTCAGCCCAGTCGAATATTGAACAAACGACCGAAGACTGAAGTCTGA
- the LOC131009393 gene encoding cyprosin-like: MGKRYSFATVFLLFVLFNSAFAARDDGLLRIGLKKRKLNQINRVSDGLESKQGGLVKDYYKFRGVNVNSGADIIALKNYLDAQYFGEIGIGTPSQKFTVIFDTGSSNLWVPSSKCYFSVACLFHSKYKSSHSSTYKKNGKSAAIQYGSGSISGFFSQDHVQIGDLIVKDQDFIEATKEPGITFLAAKFDGILGLGFQEISVGNAVPVWYNMVNQGLVKDPVFSFWFNRGANEEEGGELVFGGVDPNHFKGEHTYVPVTQKGYWQFDMGDVLIGGESTGFCAGGCSAIADSGTSLLTGPTTVITLINHEIGAAGVVSQECKSVVSLYGQTILDMLLSENEPQKVCSQVGLCSSDGTRDVSMIIESVVDKESNSPGLHDEMCTVCEMAVVWMQNQLRRNETQEMILDYINQLCDRLPSPMGESSVDCNALSSMPNVSFTIGGKSFALTPEQYVLKVGEGDVAQCISGFTALDVAPPRGPLWILGDVFMAQYHTVFDYGNTKVGFAEAA; this comes from the exons ATGGGTAAAAGATACAGCTTTGCCACAGTTTTTCTCCTCTTTGTGCTGTTCAATTCTGCCTTTGCTGCTCGTGATGATGGGCTGCTGAGGATTGGGTTAAAGAAGAGGAAATTGAATCAGATTAATCGGGTTTCGGATGGCCTTGAGTCGAAGCAGGGGGGTTTAGTGAAGGATTATTACAAATTTCGCGGTGTTAATGTAAATTCGGGTGCTGATATCATTGCTTTGAAGAACTATTTGGATGCTCAGTATTTTGGTGAGATTGGCATTGGGACGCCCTCACAAAAATTCACTGTGATTTTCGACACTGGGAGTTCGAATCTTTGGGTGCCATCATCAAAATGCTACTTTTCT GTAGCTTGCCTCTTCCATTCGAAGTACAAGTCGAGCCATTCAAGCACCTACAAGAAGAATG GTAAATCTGCGGCAATTCAATATGGAAGTGGATCTATCTCCGGGTTTTTCAGCCAAGATCATGTTCAGATTGGTGACCTTATTGTAAAGGATCAG GATTTTATCGAAGCTACAAAAGAACCGGGCATCACGTTCTTGGCGGCTAAGTTTGATGGCATTCTCGGACTTGGATTCCAGGAGATTTCTGTTGGCAATGCTGTTCCTGTCTG GTACAACATGGTGAACCAAGGTCTTGTGAAAGACCCGGTTTTCTCATTTTGGTTTAACCGTGGTGCTAACGAAGAAGAAGGTGGTGAACTCGTTTTTGGTGGCGTTGATCCCAACCATTTCAAGGGCGAGCACACCTATGTTCCCGTCACTCAGAAGGGTTATTGGCAG TTTGACATGGGTGACGTTCTCATTGGCGGGGAATCCACAG GATTTTGCGCTGGCGGCTGCTCGGCAATTGCAGACTCTGGAACTTCGTTGCTGACAGGACCAACT ACCGTGATCACTCTCATTAATCATGAAATCGGAGCTGCTGGGGTCGTAAGCCAAGAATGCAAGTCCGTCGTTTCCCTTTATGGGCAAACCATATTGGATATGTTGTTGTCTGAG AATGAACCTCAGAAGGTCTGCTCCCAGGTTGGTTTGTGCTCCTCTGATGGCACTCGAGATGTTAG TATGATTATTGAGAGTGTGGTGGACAAGGAAAGCAATTCACCCGGCCTCCATGATGAAATGTGCACGGTTTGCGAAATGGCAGTCGTATGGATGCAAAACCAACTCAGGCGGAACGAAACACAAGAAATGATTCTGGACTATATTAATCAG CTCTGTGATCGGCTTCCCAGTCCGATGGGCGAATCATCTGTCGACTGCAATGCCCTTTCTTCGATGCCCAATGTTTCCTTTACCATTGGTGGTAAATCATTTGCTCTCACCCCGGAGCAG TACGTCCTGAAAGTCGGCGAGGGCGACGTAGCTCAGTGCATCAGCGGATTCACAGCCTTGGACGTGGCCCCACCCCGCGGCCCTCTATG GATTCTGGGGGATGTTTTCATGGCGCAGTATCACACCGTCTTCGACTATGGGAATACGAAGGTTGGGTTTGCTGAAGCTGCTTGA
- the LOC131009388 gene encoding zinc finger BED domain-containing protein DAYSLEEPER-like — MYEPFLDSDSKQNKRSRKKSMVWDHFTVETVNPDCVRAFCNQCKKSFAYISGAKLSGTSHLKRHISLGICSVGRSKQAKDQIVPHVPRKRCRASNAAPRSHFDGDSCSYDLAKMVIQHDYPLGLVEQSGFVDFTQSLQSQFSIPSVSRLQEQIMVVYEREKQRLVDLLSGIPGRINLTVELLTSNQSFAYALLTAHFTDHDWKLQRRIFNVVQFPDSETAFANAISACSGDWGIEDKLFSITLDLSRATDQSARKKIINLLPVKNSTILSCYASTVRSLAQDSISAMRETIKKVRESVKYVKTSYANEERFNKLRQHLQVSNTKSLMLDDLLKWNTTYQMLVAASELKEVFHCLDSYDPDYKLTVTMDEWGEVEALCSYLKIFNEAANVLTSPVYPTTNSFFDVVWEIYFELLHAAARLDSFVSTLTRPLLDKFTGFWEDCNLILAIAVVMDPRFKMKFVEFSFSRIYGYGAGAWVKAVDQGLHELYLDYVMQSLPAPVVGAGDGVLSDDGGFLDFDVDISDIVGETHVKSEIEQYLEEPVWPRVQDFDVLGWWRVNSFRYPTLSKLACDVLSVPVSTIPPESVFDSGERKMDSYLSSLGPKTIEALMCAKDWLQHQQTSNLHTDFL, encoded by the coding sequence ATGTATGAACCTTTCCTTGATTCAGATTCCAAGCAGAATAAACGAAGCCGTAAAAAGTCCATGGTTTGGGATCACTTCACGGTTGAAACCGTTAATCCTGATTGTGTGAGGGCATTTTGTAACCAGTGCAAGAAGTCGTTTGCTTATATATCAGGCGCAAAGCTATCCGGAACGAGTCATCTAAAACGTCACATTTCTTTGGGGATCTGCTCTGTTGGCCGTAGTAAGCAGGCGAAAGATCAAATCGTTCCCCACGTACCAAGAAAACGTTGTCGTGCTTCAAATGCAGCCCCAAGGAGTCATTTTGATGGTGATAGCTGCAGCTACGACCTTGCAAAAATGGTAATTCAGCACGATTATCCTCTTGGTTTGGTTGAACAATCTGGTTTTGTGGATTTTACACAGTCTCTCCAGTCTCAGTTTAGTATTCCTAGCGTGAGCCGATTGCAAGAGCAAATTATGGTTGTATACGAGAGAGAGAAGCAAAGGCTTGTAGACCTTCTTAGTGGAATTCCGGGGCGTATAAACCTTACTGTAGAATTGCTCACTTCAAATCAGAGCTTTGCTTATGCATTGCTAACAGCTCACTTTACTGATCATGATTGGAAGTTGCAAAGAAGGATCTTCAATGTTGTACAGTTTCCTGATTCTGAGACAGCCTTCGCGAATGCTATCTCTGCTTGCTCAGGCGATTGGGGCATCGAGGATAAGTTGTTTAGTATCACTCTCGACCTCAGTCGTGCCACTGATCAAAGTGCAAGAAAAAAGATTATAAATCTTCTGCCTGTCAAGAACTCCACTATTCTCAGCTGTTATGCATCTACGGTGAGGAGTCTGGCTCAGGATTCTATATCTGCAATGAGGGAAACCATCAAGAAAGTGCGGGAGAGTGTGAAGTATGTAAAAACCTCGTATGCGAATGAGGAAAGATTTAACAAACTGAGACAACATCTTCAAGTTTCCAACACGAAGAGCTTGATGCTTGATGATTTGTTGAAATGGAATACCACCTACCAAATGTTGGTGGCTGCTTCTGAGCTGAAGGAAGTGTTTCATTGTTTGGATAGTTATGATCCGGATTATAAGCTGACTGTGACCATGGATGAATGGGGAGAGGTGGAAGCTCTATGCTCGTACTTGAAAATATTCAACGAGGCAGCCAACGTGCTAACCTCACCTGTTTATCCAACAACGAACTCATTCTTTGATGTTGTGTGGGAAATTTACTTTGAGCTACTGCACGCTGCTGCGAGACTGGATTCGTTTGTAAGCACGCTGACAAGGCCGTTGCTGGATAAGTTCACCGGATTCTGGGAAGATTGCAACTTGATTCTTGCAATTGCAGTGGTGATGGATCCAAGGTTCAAGATGAAGTTTGTGGAGTTCAGCTTCTCGAGGATATATGGTTATGGTGCCGGGGCTTGGGTCAAGGCTGTCGATCAGGGCCTGCACGAGCTGTATCTCGATTATGTGATGCAGTCCCTTCCTGCACCCGTCGTAGGAGCAGGGGATGGCGTTCTCTCCGATGATGGTGGCTTCTTGGATTTTGATGTGGATATCTCGGATATCGTGGGTGAAACGCACGTCAAGTCCGAGATCGAGCAGTATCTCGAAGAGCCGGTGTGGCCCCGGGTGCAAGATTTTGATGTATTAGGTTGGTGGAGGGTGAATAGTTTTAGGTATCCGACTCTGTCGAAGCTGGCTTGCGACGTGCTGTCTGTTCCGGTCTCGACCATCCCCCCCGAATCGGTGTTCGATTCGGGGGAGAGGAAGATGGATAGCTACTTGAGTTCATTGGGACCTAAAACCATTGAGGCCCTCATGTGTGCAAAAGATTGGCTTCAACATCAGCAAACATCTAATCTGCACACTGATTTTTTGTAG
- the LOC131009389 gene encoding uncharacterized protein LOC131009389 produces the protein MSEAEAEAEAAEVKLHVKVVTNKEKTKVLFAEAGSDFTDVLLSFLLLPLGAIVNVLEKHYGDEAPVIGSLNTLYNGVANLDIIHFRSAAYKEKLRNPSCCLRLMHRLRLNVNLTQPPSFKPRNPYDGVFTEGEASFLISDDLHVWPNAGGSIAKTLSTLGISATDVEGVETRDMTFGLNEIMALLKESLISSNPLTALVFPGRRMILATEGHILLRESDQSPKMILQVMLEKSTKKLVFAQADCDFIDFLFRMLTFFVGRVEWFLGSNTGFKSIDNLHRSIADTSKNLHLKTSRIKDLLVMCTPTSDEFCCSNFNSDENQCYVKRARMYMVRDDLTVAPFGVTSSLSVLNELKISLSDVEELELQIGAGEGLSILKAALTSTTALTDGLIKPFLKKKAHPEMEVSKKRPKLEC, from the exons ATGTCTGAGGCTGAGGCTGAGGCTGAGGCTGCGGAGGTGAAGTTACATGTCAAGGTTGTGACGAATAAGGAGAAGACGAAGGTACTATTTGCAGAAGCTGGCAGCGATTTCACAGACGTGTTGTTAAGCTTCCTACTTTTGCCATTGGGAGCAATCGTGAATGTCCTCGAGAAGCACTACGGAGACGAGGCACCTGTTATTGGAAGCTTGAACACTCTTTACAATGGTGTAGCAAATCTTGATATCATCCATTTCCGATCAGCGGCTTATAAGGAAAAGCTGCGCAATCCATCGTGTTGCCTGAGGCTAATGCATAGACTAAGGCTCAATGTCAACTTAACTCAGCCCCCAAGCTTCAAACCTAGGAATCCATATGATGGAGTTTTCACTGAGGGTGAAGCTTCTTTCTTGATCAGCGATGATCTTCACGTATGGCCTAATGCGGGTGGCTCCATCGCAAAAACTCTCAGCACTCTCGGCATCTCTGCAACGGATGTGGAAGGCGTGGAGACGAGGGATATGACATTCGGATTGAATGAG ATCATGGCTCTGTTGAAGGAATCGTTGATCTCCTCGAATCCACTCACGGCCCTCGTTTTCCCCGGGAGACGGATGATCTTAGCAACGGAGGGGCATATTTTGCTACGCGAGAGTGACCAGTCCCCGAAGATGATTTTACAAGTCATGCTTGAAAAATCTACTAAGAAGTTGGTTTTTGCCCAGGCAGATTGTGATTTCATAGATTTCCTTTTCAGGATGCTCACGTTTTTTGTAGGAAGAGTTGAGTGGTTTTTGGGGAGCAACACTGGTTTCAAGAGTATTGATAATTTGCATAGGAGCATAGCTGATACGAGTAAGAACTTGCATCTGAAAACGTCGCGCATCAAAGACTTGCTAGTCATGTGCACCCCTACTTCTGATGAGTTCTGTTGTTCGAATTTTAACTCCGATGAGAATCAATGTTATGTTAAGCGAGCGAGAATGTATATGGTACGAGACGACTTAACTGTTGCACCGTTTGGGGTAACCTCCTCTCTTTCTGTTCTCAACGAGCTGAAAATTTCTCTGTCTGATGTCGAGGAACTGGAGCTGCAAATCGGGGCGGGAGAG GGTTTAAGCATACTGAAAGCGGCTCTTACATCGACTACTGCTTTGACAGATGGCCTCATCAAGCCctttttgaagaagaaagctcATCCAGAAATGGAG GTGTCGAAGAAAAGACCGAAGCTCGAATGCTGA
- the LOC131009391 gene encoding uncharacterized protein LOC131009391, translated as MSEVEAEEVKLHIKVVTNKEKTKVLFAEAGSDFTDVLLSFLLLPLGTIMNVLEKHYGDKTPVIGSLNTLYNGAANLDIIHFRSAASKEKLRIPPPCYLILMHRLKLNVHLTQPPNFKPRNPYDGVLTEGEASFLISDDLHVLPNAGGSIMKTLSTLGISATDMEGVETRDMTFGLNEIMALLKESLISSNPLTALVFPGRQMILATEGHILLRQIDQKLTSMNPKKMILQVMLEKSTKKLVFSQADYNFIDFLFCMLTVLVGRVEWFLGSNTVFKSINNLHRSIADTSKNMHLKTSRIKDLLIKCNPTSGEFCCLNFNSDENQCHVKQARMYMVRDDLTVAPFGVTSYLSVLNELKISLSDVEELELQVGVEEGLSLVKAALTSTTALTDGLIKPFLKKKAHPEMEVSKKKPKLEC; from the exons ATGTCTGAGGTTGAGGCTGAGGAAGTGAAGTTACATATCAAGGTTGTGACGAATAAGGAGAAGACGAAGGTACTATTTGCAGAAGCTGGCAGCGATTTCACAGACGTGTTGTTAAGTTTCCTACTTTTGCCATTGGGAACAATCATGAATGTCCTCGAGAAGCACTACGGAGACAAGACACCTGTTATTGGAAGCTTGAACACTCTTTACAATGGTGCAGCAAATCTTGATATCATCCATTTCCGGTCAGCAGCTTCTAAGGAAAAGCTGCGCATTCCTCCACCATGTTACCTGATACTAATGCATAGACTAAAGCTCAATGTCCACTTAACTCAGCCCCCAAATTTCAAACCTAGGAATCCATATGATGGAGTTTTAACTGAGGGTGAAGCTTCTTTCTTAATCAGTGATGATCTCCACGTATTGCCTAATGCGGGTGGCTCCATCATGAAAACTCTCAGCACTCTCGGCATTTCTGCAACAGATATGGAAGGCGTGGAGACAAGGGATATGACATTCGGATTGAATGAG ATTATGGCTCTATTGAAGGAATCATTGATTTCCTCGAATCCACTCACTGCCCTCGTTTTCCCTGGGAGACAGATGATCTTAGCAACAGAGGGGCATATTTTGCTACGCCAGATTGACCAGAAACTCACATCTATGAATCCCAAGAAGATGATTTTACAAGTCATGCTTGAAAAATCTACTAAAAAGTTGGTTTTTTCTCAGGCAGATTATAATTTCATAGATTTCCTTTTCTGCATGCTCACTGTTTTAGTAGGAAGAGTTGAGTGGTTTTTGGGCAGCAACACTGTTTTCAAGAGTATTAATAATTTGCATAGGAGTATAGCTGATACTAGTAAGAACATGCATCTGAAAACGTCACGCATCAAAGACTTGCTAATCAAGTGCAACCCTACTTCTGGTGAGTTCTGTTGTTTGAATTTTAACTCGGATGAGAATCAATGTCATGTTAAGCAAGCGAGAATGTATATGGTACGTGATGACTTAACTGTTGCACCGTTTGGGGTAACCTCCTATCTTTCTGTTCTCAACGAGTTGAAAATTTCTTTGTCTGATGTCGAAGAACTGGAGCTGCAAGTCGGGGTGGAAGAG GGTTTAAGCCTAGTGAAAGCGGCTCTTACCTCGACCACTGCTTTGACAGATGGCCTCATCAAACCCTTTCTGAAGAAAAAAGCTCATCCAGAAATGGAG GTGTCGAAGAAAAAACCGAAGCTCGAATGCTGA
- the LOC131009392 gene encoding uncharacterized protein LOC131009392: MSEEEEKIHVKLIMNKGKTKVLFAEAGSDFVDALLSFLPLPLGTIVKVLKKQFGEKVLLAGSLKTLYNGLANLDTIHFLTEDAKILLLNPTSLDEDEQLPLDEVFTETTASFIISDDLKVMRSVEGSVMSTLRSLGIAITDMDGAEIRDMHLGYAQMMTLMAIMFVSRNPLTTLLLLTLTRQAAGQGNAVNQIGKRAHCMNTKKISLTAMMQKSTNKLLFAQARHDFVSFLFGLLAIPLGRVEWFLHSNTGVRATDNLHRSIPDSLYCYNIMTTETKDMLFKPAMFNEPSSNGSSSRVRTSHNGFCNEYLPLNFALSENKDYVKGSSMYMVKDDLTVAPLSVTSSVSVINEMKVALSDVVELEMEVGLEEGLSILKAALTSTTALTDGLIKPMLKNQPKQEN; the protein is encoded by the exons ATGTCTGAGGAGGAAGAAAAGATTCATGTCAAGTTAATAATGAATAAAGGGAAAACCAAGGTACTATTTGCAGAAGCCGGCAGCGATTTCGTAGACGCTTTGTTAAGCTTCCTGCCTCTTCCATTGGGAACGATTGTGAAGGTCTTGAAGAAGCAGTTTGGAGAGAAGGTGCTCCTAGCTGGAAGCTTGAAAACTCTGTACAACGGCTTAGCAAATCTCGACACCATCCATTTCCTGACTGAGGATGCTAAGATCTTGCTGCTTAATCCAACAAGTCTCGATGAAGACGAACAGCTTCCACTTGATGAGGTCTTCACCGAAACTACAGCTTCCTTCATCATCAGCGATGATTTGAAGGTAATGCGTAGTGTGGAAGGTTCTGTCATGTCTACTCTCCGCAGCCTTGGCATTGCTATCACAGATATGGATGGGGCCGAGATACGGGATATGCATTTGGGATACGCTCAG ATGATGACTTTAATGGCGATAATGTTTGTTTCCCGGAATCCACTTACCACCCTCCTCCTCTTGACCTTGACCCGCCAAGCAGCCGGACAGGGGAACGCCGTGAATCAGATTGGCAAGAGAGCCCATTGTATGAACACCAAGAAGATTAGTTTGACAGCCATGATGCAGAAATCTACAAACAAGTTGCTGTTTGCTCAGGCTCGTCATGATTTTGTAAGTTTTCTATTTGGCTTGCTCGCCATTCCTCTAGGGAGGGTGGAATGGTTTTTGCACAGCAACACCGGCGTTAGGGCCACGGATAATTTGCACCGGAGCATACCGGATAGTTTGTACTGCTATAATATTATGACTACAGAGACGAAGGATATGCTATTCAAACCGGCCATGTTTAATGAGCCTTCTTCTAATGGGAGTTCTTCTAGAGTGAGGACTTCTCACAATGGTTTTTGTAACGAGTATCTTCCTCTCAATTTTGCCTTGAGTGAAAATAAAGATTATGTCAAGGGATCAAGCATGTATATGGTTaaagatgatctaactgttgcGCCATTGAGTGTAACCTCTAGTGTTTCTGTTATCAACGAGATGAAGGTCGCTCTGTCTGATGTGGTGGAACTAGAGATGGAAGTCGGGTTGGAAGAG GGTTTAAGCATATTGAAAGCGGCTCTCACATCGACCACGGCTTTGACGGATGGGCTTATCAAGCCAATGTTGAAGAATCaaccaaaacaagaaaattgA